From the Leptolyngbya sp. CCY15150 genome, the window GACCACGCCTTCGCCAACTCATCCGGCACCCGCTATAATCCGGAAGCGGCTGAAGCAGCCTGGGAGCGCACTACCGCGTTCTTGCAACAACATCTACAGTAGACTTTAGACTTCATCGGAATTAGGAAAAATAATCAAGTCTTGGCCCGAAACCGATCGCTCTTATGGTTACTACATCCATTGGGATATCGGGCAACTAGTGACCGATAAGGTCTAGTAACAACCGACTGGTTTTCTCGGGGGAAACGTTGTCGCTGAAGCTCGGCTCACCGGTGGAGACTGGGTTCACAGCCGCTCTTGATCAAGGGCGGCTGTGATCATCTGGTCAAAACCAGCTCAACTTGATAGGTTAGACGGTCAACTAACGAGTCTCAAACTATCTTACGTTGTCTGGTTTAAACCCCCAAGTTGAGGTTGTACGCCGTATTGTTATTGGTGAATGCATCAACAACAAAGAAGTAGGTATCTGCTTCCAGGGTGCGATTAATGGAGAAGGGGGCGAGACTAGAACTACCAGACGAGAAGGTGATGCGTTCAGAAGAATCGGCAACACCATTATTATTACTATCCCGGTACAGCGAGAGCTGCACGCGTCCGGTTAATCCGCTGATGGTTGCCCCAACGGTGCGACTACCACTCAACGAAAAACGATAAACATCCGTCGAATCGACCACACCGACAAACTGTCTATAGGAACGACTGCTGGTGAGTGAACCTATATTGAATGCAGTCGTAAAGTCATCACCGGGATCAGTGGTAGGT encodes:
- a CDS encoding pre-peptidase C-terminal domain-containing protein — its product is PTTDPGDDFTTAFNIGSLTSSRSYRQFVGVVDSTDVYRFSLSGSRTVGATISGLTGRVQLSLYRDSNNNGVADSSERITFSSGSSSLAPFSINRTLEADTYFFVVDAFTNNNTAYNLNLGV